The genomic DNA TTGATGGCTGATTGGCGACAAGGCTGCCTGTTTCTTGGGGAACTGTAGTACCATTGACAGCCGCGCGTCTATTGTTCAGAATATCTTGGAATTTGCTCCCCAGCTTTTCGCACAACTGAATATATGCATCGTGATTACACTCAGCACGGCTATAGTCATCTGCACACATAGCATCTACATTGGTTTCATCGTTGTGTACATGTCTTTGATCCGATTTTTTACGTTTTTTGGCGGGGATTTCcattttattatgttattgaaatgtttatttatttatttatttattttttacagaccCTTATGACTGCTtcacatcatgttttttttttgctactgtCTTCTGTGAATATGGTTATCAGCGGTGTTAGTAGTCTGTTGAGAGCTACTGCTCGCTGAAGATGCCGCGCCTCTGACGTCTCGAGGTCTCTGGTGTGGCTGTCTAACGCTGCAACCAAGGACGTAACTAGATCAAACAGACTTGTATTGGTGGCTTGCAATGCACCCACTGCATTCACCAGACTATCGatgtgtttttgtaaattatCAACTTTGGATTCTAGCTGGCGATGTATCGCATTTGACACGGTGTGTCGCGTGAAGTTTCGCACAGAATTCGAAGAGGGCCTCATCCTCAACTACTGTTATCTTTGCAGGACGGTTTATGTGATCAACTGCTTCAAGACTGCTGTTGGTACTAGAACAATCCAATACTTGACCACATTGAAATGCCTCATCAATATCTTCTGTATTTACAGAGACGTCTGATGTTGCATGAGCCTGTGGGATTACTTTAGCTTTGGGTCTCTGACTGATGGGGGTGTTTGgaatataacacacacaatcacattcTACATCACCCTCGTTCCCATGGCACTGACAGGCTTCCTGCTCAGGTGAAATCGAGGTGCGGTCGGTCTCTGATGATTCTTTGCTTTCTCCTTCAAAGGGTGCCTATGAGGTGGTAATAAAACACAattggtcacacacacacacatcctctaCAGGCACCCTACCATAAACACAATGCCCAGTACCCCATCCCTTCAAATGTTTGACTATCGCTGCAGACCCCCGATCATAAACGCTGTGCTACACCACCATAAAACACGATAACAGGTACTCACCTCTTCAGCTCCGCTTTGAGGTAGCTCCTGGATTGGGGCAATTACGTCCCTGGGCACCGCCGTCCCAGCTATGTCCTGGAGCTCTGCCACATCCCCCCATTGTAAAAATTGTTGAGGCGCATCACGCTGTCTCTCTGGGAAATCTGATGCATCCAATGAGGGTGCGAACAACTCCTCTGACCCGGGATGCACTCTCTGTAAATCTGCGACAGCATTTAGCGTCTGAAAGCACAAGGGTACCactattaatatatataaaaagatttCTAACGTGTTAGCTGATTATATGCTGCTAGACACAGAACATGGTACCTCTATAGTAAAAGAGGGGACCACTGCTATCCCAGTAGAAGAGGACTCATCCATGCATGCATGTTTGAGCGGGAGAAGCACCCGAGGCTcctgagtcacacacacacacacacacacacacacacacacacttttatgaGAAAATCACACCTTCTAAATATTACATGCTTATTTTTGTTTCTTATCAACTTACCCCAATAGTGGTCTTCCTTATTCTGCGAACGCGAGATGGCATGGGTATAACATTGCCCCCAAATAGTTGCGGTGACTCACAGGGCTGACGGGGTCTTTGGTTTTCAAAGCATGGGTTTATCAAAACCCCTGCACCACATTGTCGCTTTTGTAGAGGTAGAGACGACCTatacaataagacaacacataacacattgtataaaaaaaagacgaaacaaataataataacacctaaagatttatttttttctttttagataaTTACCCTCTTTCAGCTTTCTTAGAGCGTTCAGCTCGACTTCTTTTTCTTATTACGCCAGTGGTCTGATTTAAGAGTTGACTTATATTCTGTAATACTGGTCTCCCTACATAAAATCAGAGCAATAAGGATACATGTAAGATCATATGACGACATAAAATCACATTATGCAACAGTGTCTTGTCAATatatgtgtgcatatatatatatatatatatatatatatatatatatatatatatattttaccttgttgaaaatcatcatcatcagagttCCAAGAAGCATTACTCCTAATCTTCGTAGAAGGCCCTATTGATGCAGACTAGCTAGATAAACATACATTGAACAATATGTTTTTAAACTCATGAAATTGTATTCCATGAAACGGTATATATCCTAGAATAGTGTTAAACATAACgctgcttttttaaatttactcaCCCTTTGTAGACATGACTGCAAGACGTCTTCCTCTTGCTTTTCTCCACCAAACGAgttagaaaaaacaaaacaccgtTGGTCTGGTTGAGAAGGGCGAAGGAAAAACGATcgggcaagctagctagctaacaaatGCTAGCTAAAAACGTCAGGGAAAAGAGGCCAGGTAGGTCGAGACAACGTCTTTTAAAAGCGGACAAACCACTCCCTGTGTGACGAGCTGTCACTCTAACCCTACCTCCACCTCTTCACCCCTTTAATCATAGGCTAACACCACTTTTTTAACACCTTTCACATAAATCTAAATATATTACCTTCATACGCCCCCCTACGTAGATGCGCCCCGCAACGACGACGTCATCACGCACTCCGGCAGCGAGTACAAAGACTCCCCCACCAAACTGCCTTACAGGAATACATGATTTAAAAACTTCAACAAACTCTGGCAGAACACTCCGTACAGGCACGGCTATGTTTTGCACGGGTCTCCCTTCCATTCATTGGGACCAACAAACCGGGGactattgattttatttatttctgcattttatttttaagtgttaataaaaaaaaataaaataaaatataggtGAGGAGGGGATACTTCACGTCAACCCCCCTCCTTGAGTGGTGCCACGCAACTTCGACTATCACCTTAACTCCCCCCGtaccttggaaaaaaaaaagaaaataaagtaaaaaaaaaaaaagtcttgatTCCAAAGCGCGGGCACGTCACGTACGTGCACGCGTGAAGGTGGGGTGGTTATTACTACTGACCGCTGTCCTGGTGACCCCAGACCTTTAGAGGCCCTGAAGATTGGATGTTTGAGTATAGGTGGACTTCTTTCAAACACAAAGGTTAGTTATGTGATGGATCATTTATTGGCATGATGAAATAAAATAGTGGCTCTTTTGGAAGTAAATCAATGTAAAGAATTGATGATTTGGATAATAATCCGCGAAGATGAGAAGTAAACAGGATTTGTACTTTGgataaaacttgaaaaataaaCACTTTAGTGGCCCTTATCCTCTTCACTTTTTTAATCTTTCTAGTCTCCAAGAattacatttgtgttgtggttgCTGCCAAACCCCTTCCAAAGAAAggattaaacaaaacattaccTTTCCTGTGGTCATTACACAGGAGCACAAACACCCAAAGCAAAGCACCTGAAGCTGCTCTGTTTCCAGCAGTAACCATCGCGACAGCAGAGTGTCCTCCCATGATGCAGAGTGTGCTAATTGGCCTGTTAGTGA from Perca fluviatilis chromosome 2, GENO_Pfluv_1.0, whole genome shotgun sequence includes the following:
- the LOC120545524 gene encoding uncharacterized protein LOC120545524, translating into MSTKGPSTKIRSNASWNSDDDDFQQGRPVLQNISQLLNQTTGVIRKRSRAERSKKAERGSSLPLQKRQCGAGVLINPCFENQRPRQPCESPQLFGGNVIPMPSRVRRIRKTTIGTLNAVADLQRVHPGSEELFAPSLDASDFPERQRDAPQQFLQWGDVAELQDIAGTAVPRDVIAPIQELPQSGAEEAPFEGESKESSETDRTSISPEQEACQCHGNEGDVECDCVCYIPNTPISQRPKAKVIPQAHATSDVSVNTEDIDEAFQCGQVLDCSSTNSSLEAVDHINRPAKITVVEDEALFEFCAKLHATHRVKCDTSPARIQS